The following are encoded in a window of Rissa tridactyla isolate bRisTri1 chromosome 3, bRisTri1.patW.cur.20221130, whole genome shotgun sequence genomic DNA:
- the STX11 gene encoding syntaxin-11: MKDRLNELREFARLHNQQFSDSEDDENSPRDVLLYETDYALEILHKDIQNIRTENDHLKEDVKRLRKQNTRFLTSMRRISSIKRDTNCIARDIKARGESIHRKLQIMRDFSEDAITKYGAMSVIARVAKNHYVDLMHAFQEAMFEYNATEMNQRENCKIRIQRQLEIMGKDVSGNQIEEMIEQGRWDVFSENLLADVKGARSALNEIETRHKELVKLEGRIKEVHELFLQVGLLVEEQADTFNVIEINMQNVEDYVGDAKEQVKKALEYRRKHPLRTILCCCLSCCRR, from the coding sequence atgAAAGACCGGCTAAACGAGCTGCGCGAATTTGCCAGGTTACACAACCAACAGTTTTCTGATAGTGAGGATGATGAAAATTCACCCCGCGATGTTCTCCTTTATGAGACTGATTATGCCTTGGAAATTCTTCATAAAGACATACAGAACATCCGGACAGAAAACGACCACCTAAAAGAGGATGTCAAGCGGCTCAGAAAGCAAAACACCCGCTTCCTTACTTCCATGCGCCGTATTAGTAGCATCAAACGAGATACTAATTGTATTGCCAGAGACATCAAGGCCCGCGGAGAAAGCATCCATAGGAAACTCCAGATAATGAGAGATTTCAGCGAAGATGCAATAACAAAATACGGTGCAATGTCTGTCATTGCCAGGGTAGCGAAGAACCACTACGTTGACCTCATGCACGCCTTTCAGGAAGCTATGTTTGAATACAATGCAACAGAGATGAACCAACGGGAGAACTGCAAGATTCGAATTCAGCGGCAGCTAGAGATCATGGGCAAAGATGTTTCTGGCAACCAGATTGAGGAGATGATTGAGCAAGGCAGGTGGGACGTCTTCTCTGAGAATCTCTTGGCGGATGTTAAGGGGGCTCGCTCAGCCTTGAATGAGATAGAGACACGTCATAAGGAGCTGGTGAAGTTAGAAGGTCGCATTAAGGAAGTCCATGAGCTCTTTCTGCAGGTGGGCCTGCTAGTGGAGGAACAGGCGGACACCTTCAACGTCATTGAGATAAATATGCAAAATGTTGAGGACTATGTAGGAGACGCTAAAGAGCAAGTGAAAAAAGCTTTGgaatacagaagaaaacaccCCCTCAGAACaatcctctgctgctgcttatcCTGTTGCAGAAGGTGA